From a single Sorghum bicolor cultivar BTx623 chromosome 5, Sorghum_bicolor_NCBIv3, whole genome shotgun sequence genomic region:
- the LOC8085991 gene encoding 9-beta-pimara-7,15-diene oxidase, which yields MEISRIGLIFLFLLSLLILVSSLRQRPRANSKKKRPPGPWALPFVGSIHHMVTSQPQAALRELADKHGPVMYLRLGQTDTVIVSSPAAAQEVLQANDLDFASRPCLIGPGIICYGNLDVAFAPYGSYWRALRKLCTIELLSARKVRHFASYRERQTMSLVAEIRATAAAAAAAGANKPKPVNIRGLLVSCTNTITSLATFGDVCSQERKEQFLSAVAVALNHSMGFCVSDMFPSLWFVDVVTGVTRRLWRAHRQLDELFDKIIEDCEQRRKERKVKSGGGEDEAAAENDLLSIMLRVRDEEDLEFPFNNTNIKAIIFDLFTGGTETISSLAEWVMSELMRHPGEMAKAQAEVREAFNNINPHHHESCMDRLHYTRMVIKETLRLHPPLPLLLPRLCRNTCDIGGFEITKGSRVIINAWAIARSPMYWDNAEEFRPARFENTMAEYRGTEFYYLPFGSGRRMCPGSGFGMATLELIVARLLYYFDWSLPGKMLPEEVNMETIVGSTARRRNQLHLVATPYDVPIEM from the exons ATGGAGATAAGCCGAATCGGCCTCATCTTCCTGTTTCTCCTTTCACTGCTGATCCTTGTATCATCCTTGAGGCAGCGTCCGAGAGCAAACTCCAAGAAAAAGCGTCCTCCGGGACCATGGGCTCTCCCCTTCGTCGGCAGCATCCACCACATGGTCACCTCGCAGCCACAGGCTGCCCTCCGGGAGCTCGCCGACAAGCACGGGCCAGTGATGTACCTGCGGCTGGGGCAGACGGACACCGTCATCGTCTCCTCACCGGCGGCAGCTCAGGAGGTTCTCCAGGCCAACGACCTCGACTTCGCGTCACGGCCGTGTCTCATCGGCCCGGGGATCATCTGCTACGGCAACCTCGACGTGGCCTTTGCGCCGTACGGCAGCTACTGGCGGGCACTGCGCAAGCTCTGCACCATCGAGCTCCTCAGCGCGCGCAAGGTCAGGCACTTCGCTTCCTACAGGGAGAGGCAAACCATGTCCCTGGTTGCAGAGATCCGTGCcaccgccgctgccgctgccgctgccggagCTAATAAACCTAAACCTGTGAACATCCGTGGGCTGCTGGTGTCATGCACCAACACAATAACGTCGCTGGCGACCTTCGGCGATGTCTGCAGCCAAGAGCGCAAAGAGCAGTTCCTGTCCGCAGTGGCTGTGGCGCTGAACCACAGCATGGGTTTCTGCGTCTCAGACATGTTCCCATCACTGTGGTTCGTGGACGTTGTTACTGGTGTGACACGCCGGCTGTGGAGGGCGCACCGGCAGCTCGACGAATTGTTCGACAAGATCATCGAAGACTGTGAACAGAGGAGGAAGGAACGCAAGGTTAAGAGTGGTGGAGGAGAGGATGAGGCTGCTGCAGAAAATGATCTTCTGAGCATCATGCTGAGGGTCCGGGATGAGGAGGACCTAGAATTCCCCTTCAACAACACCAACATCAAGGCCATCATATTT GATTTATTCACAGGAGGGACAGAAACAATTTCATCTTTAGCTGAGTGGGTCATGTCCGAGCTCATGCGACATCCGGGAGAAATGGCTAAGGCGCAAGCAGAGGTGCGGGAAGCCTTTAACAACATAAACCCTCATCATCATGAATCTTGTATGGACAGGCTACACTACACGAGGATGGTGATCAAGGAGACACTACGGCTTCACCCACCTCTCCCCCTTCTCCTACCCCGTCTCTGCCGGAACACCTGTGACATTGGTGGGTTTGAGATCACAAAAGGTTCTAGGGTGATCATCAATGCATGGGCAATTGCAAGAAGCCCAATGTACTGGGACAATGCTGAGGAGTTCAGGCCAGCAAGATTTGAGAACACAATGGCTGAATATAGAGGCACAGAATTTTATTACTTGCCATTTGGTAGTGGGAGGAGGATGTGTCCTGGCTCGGGCTTCGGGATGGCCACATTGGAGCTCATAGTGGCACGGCTTCTCTACTACTTTGATTGGAGCCTTCCAGGCAAAATGCTCCCAGAGGAGGTCAACATGGAAACAATAGTTGGCTCAACAGCAAGGAGACGCAACCAGCTACACCTTGTTGCGACGCCTTATGATGTTCCAATTGAAATGTGA
- the LOC8085992 gene encoding cytosolic sulfotransferase 10, whose product MEDDILLNTTTARRKENHGQYGGFWLAEIMQNAIAAAHTRIKSNPPDILLASLPKSGTTWLKALAFATLNRATHSPSDAQHPLRHHNPHDCVGFLEMMVTKDDDDDEALLRSPSRPLLVQTHVPYSLLPDAITAEGSGCRLVYVCRDPKDMLVSFWNFHLKEGPTLAAAGGGGAWVGDSSAAAAGLTKFEDVFELFCEGRYPGGPYWLNAMEFWHESQRRPNEVLFLRYEDMLGDPVGNVKKLAAFMGCAFEEEEEGDGVVEQIVELCSLESLKSMEVNKNGTTVLSFRNEAYFRKGKVGDWKNYMTVDMAARLDKIVEEATRGSGLTFAGSVLHN is encoded by the exons ATGGAGGATGACATTCTG CTGAACACCACCACcgcgaggaggaaggagaaccATGGGCAGTACGGAGGCTTCTGGCTCGCCGAGATCATGCAAAACGCCATCGCTGCCGCTCACACACGCATCAAGTCCAACCCACCTGACATCTTGCTGGCCAGCTTGCCGAAATCCGGCACCACCTGGCTCAAGGCCCTCGCCTTCGCGACGCTGAACCGTGCCACGCACTCGCCGTCCGACGCCCAGCACCCGCTCAGGCACCACAACCCCCACGACTGCGTCGGCTTCCTGGAGATGATGGTGaccaaggacgacgacgacgacgaggcccTCCTCCGTTCTCCATCACGGCCACTGCTGGTACAAACACACGTGCCCTACTCCCTGCTTCCTGATGCCATCACGGCGGAGGGCTCCGGGTGCCGGCTCGTGTACGTGTGCCGGGATCCCAAGGACATGCTGGTCTCCTTCTGGAACTTCCACCTCAAGGAGGGACCGACTTTGGCCGCtgccggtggcggcggcgcctgGGTCGGCGACtcgtcggcggcggcagcaggccTGACCAAATTCGAGGACGTCTTCGAGCTCTTCTGCGAGGGACGGTACCCTGGAGGCCCCTACTGGCTCAACGCCATGGAGTTCTGGCATGAGAGCCAGAGGAGGCCCAACGAGGTGCTGTTCCTGAGGTACGAAGACATGCTGGGTGATCCGGTCGGTAATGTCAAGAAGCTAGCAGCGTTCATGGGGTGTGCgttcgaggaggaggaggagggggatggGGTCGTGGAGCAGATCGTGGAGCTCTGCAGCTTGGAGAGTCTGAAGAGCATGGAGGTGAACAAGAATGGCACTACGGTGCTGTCCTTCAGGAATGAGGCGTACTTCAGGAAGGGAAAGGTTGGTGACTGGAAAAACTACATGACGGTGGACATGGCGGCGAGGCTGGATAAGATTGTTGAGGAGGCCACTCGAGGTTCTGGACTCACCTTTGCAGGATCAGTGTTGCATAATTAA